The DNA sequence ATAAACACATCATCACAGTCTCCTGAACACCTGTGAGTCACTCCCTTACTTGTCAGACTTGACGCTGGTGTACTGGACGGAGGGAGTGCGCTTGAGGTACTCCTTGAACCTCAGCTCGAAGGCCTGgccaatggtggtgatgacatcCTGAGCCAGGCCGCCCCCGCACTCCAGAACAAAGCATGCACGGCCATACCGACTGTCCTTGGCCACGTATGCGATGAAGTCCAGTGTGTCctgcgggagggaaggggaaggtcaGGAGAGGCAGGCTACAGAAAGAATGAAGGTGTGGTGCATGAGGTGGTGATAGCACAGTCTCAAACTCATATTGGTGGTGCAATGTATGAAAATGTGAGGACCCAGTAATTATCAATCTTCTCTACAATGAGGCACAGTGTGAAGAGGATGGCAAGAAAACAAGCACAGAGTAATGGTATCCACACAGCACTACCCTCTCAGTAACACTCAACAGGCCTTTAAGTATCATCCTGCACACCATACTAGTATTGAAaccaccttcacttccttcttttgtgtCATCTGGGATAACATTCCACATGCAAATATCTTTGACACTTCCACACCTAACACTTGCTCATTCGTTATCATACACCGCAGAAAAACACAgtacctctcctttccttcaaccaacacctaacacacaccaccacctccttcccaGGCAGCCAAGAGCACCAATCCTGCCACCTTTACCTTCCccagaacacacaaacacacacaccactcactgGGTCACCCCCTGAAGCGAAGGATATGTTGGGCATGTCGTGGCAGGCAATTGTCCGGCCCGACTCCAGGTTGGTGAGGTTGAGAGccgtgctggtgatggtgaggttGACATTGCTCCCCGCGTGCTCCATGACAGGCCGCTCCCCAAGGATACGGCTGATTGTCTTCACCACCTTCCTTTTGCGGTCGGCAGTCTTGAGTCCAGCAGCCTCACACACCTTGCTGATGCACTCcctggtggtggaagggaacAACATGATGCAAGGGAAGCTATAAGAAGCCAACAAGCCTTCACATCCCACTATGGGTTTTTACTGTAGAATATTGCTGTGGAgtcttagttttatttatttatttaagaggggctctgaccaagggcaaaaaaaaaaaaaaaaaaaaaaaacagtccacTAAGGTACTAGCTTATAAATGAATCAAGGATATGCCAATGAGTTTACCTAGGATGGGGCACTCTATATAATCCAAGCATACCAACACCCAACTATCATCCATATCCACTTATCTGTCTGACTCTCTCTCAAAGCTCTACTGGCCATAATAACAACCTGACAGTGTATTTATTGATCAACCATCCTTGGAGAACTGTTAAAAGGTGAAGCAGCAAGGCATGTCAAAGTGATGCAAGGTAGGCATTGGTGTCCAGACTGTGAGGTGTGGATTTTGAAGCTACACATGAGACTTTGAATATCTGAGGTGTAATGATGCTGCTGTGAGGTTGTGGAGTAAGACTTGCTCCATGTAAATCAAAGTGTGGAGACTTATAATGTCAAGTGTGGTGGCTGAGAGTCCAGCATGAGGTAGGAGAATGAAGGGAGTGCTGAGGGAGGCTGTGAAGGGAGGGGTACCTGGTGAGGGCTATGGTGAGGGTATGAAGGGTGGGGTGTGGTAGTGGGGTGAAGAGTGGGGTATGGTAGGAGGTGATCTAGAGATGTGAAGGGGGAGTATTTGGTGGGCCTGTGGtgggggtgaaggaaggctACCTGGCAGGGGCTGGTGATCAAGGGACTGCTGGCTATAAACAAGGGTGGGGCAGTTCTGTGGTTTGCAGGATTCTTTATGTGAGAAATGAGTGGTGGTgtggccttctctctctctctctctctctctctctctctctctctctctctctctctctctctctctctctctctctctctctctctctctctctctctctctctctctctgggttagTGGGATGAGAGGAACAAGAATGGTTTGAAGTGAgggcaatgatttttttttcccacttcagTGTGTGAGGCTAAGTAATATTAGGAGCACTGTCAAATGAATGCAAACTATCCATGTACTgaacctaagaaaataaaacttctGCCAAAGTTGCCTCACATAAAAAGATAagcaataaatatataaacaaagcaGTAGTAATCCCTGATCCACTCTGGCCTTCCTTGGCTTACAAATCTCACTGCTCATGCTGAGATAGATTCAACTTAACATGTCACCTCTAAGTCCTATAGATTACACTTCCTAtgctctccttcacctctaaacaaacctcatctctctctctcccacacacacacacacacacacacacacacacctctcctccccacctgccCTACAGTAACCATCTCGTGGccttccttaatttcctctAACCTCGTTTAACCCTCCCTCACCTTATTAACCCCAATTGGCATCCCCAGCCCCACCTTTCCCCTTCACACCCCCACCtgctccctcctctcctgtcccGTCCTCCTCACCGCGCCTCCACCCACGCCTCACCATACGCACACCACATTACCATGCCAAATACCATTATACCTTCTTCCATgaccagtagtagtagatgtcCATTACTGCTTACTTGTTACTTGTTGAGTGGcacagtcaggttaggtttaggtttacTTAGGGCACTCAGGGTTTGAAATCTGTTAATCCTTGTTAATCCTACTCTTCCCACGTCTCCTggtctcaccttccttccctccccaacacctcacctaacctctcctttccttctctccccactaTCTAACCCAACTTTTCCaagcctctcttccctccccacctaacctaatctaaactaaccacCTAATCTAATCTCTCCTATcctctgccctccctccccacctaacctaacctctcctggcctcctcctctttcttggcCTCGTCTCTTTCAATACCCAGACCGCAGTGATAGCTCGCCCCGTACCCAGGAGAGCTGCGGGGCACAGGTGACCACGCACCCCTCCCCCCAAGCCCCGCCACACgctccccctgcctcccctctccccgctcCTCTTAGGTTACAGCCGGGGCTACTTCAGGAAAgctatgtatttgtttgtttatttacattaccagtgggtctctctctctctctctctctctctctctctctctctcacacacacacacacacacacacacacacacacacacacacacacacagggatgcACTTACTTTGCGATGAGTGATCTGGTGTCGAAGTTGAGGCTCTTCATTGACGTGTTGACCTCCAGGCAGCCTATGTACTGCAAGGCAAGGGACACAgctcagtaccaccaccactaccaccaccatcaccgctaccCGCCACTCAACACTCATTCACTTGCTCACTAACTCATAACTCGGTACCCTCACTGTAACCATGAATATTTAGCCCTAACTCCCTATACGGTACTACTAATCCCCTGTATGGTACCTGTAACACTCCCTGTAACTTGTAATTCCTTATATGGTACCACAGTCACTATATGGTACTTCTAATCCTCTTATGGTACCTCTAAGAGCTTATATAACTTCTAATCTTCTTTATGGTATCTTCAACACCTTGTATAACTTCTAATCCTCTTTACGGTACCTCTAAGACCTTATATAACTTCTAATCCTCTTTATGGTACTTCTAACACCTTATATAACTTCTAATTTTCTTTACGGCATCTCTAATCCTCCATATGGTGCTTCTAATCCTCTTTATGGTACTTCTAACCCTCTATACGGTACCTTTAtataacctttctttttcttatttccataaCACTTGAACTTGACATAAATAACCCACAAGTACCCTTCACAGAGTATTCAATCATCTATACTTCAGTCATctatattataattatcatcgtTACTAGGGTATGTGATTCTAAGATACGTTTCCCTCCGAGCTTCGTAATTTCTCTagtatcttctcttcttatttctctaaTACCTTCTCTTCCAATTTCTATACCATCTTCTCTTCTAATTTCTCTAGTATTTCCTCTTTGGATATTCCTAACCCATGTAGCAGATGTTATATTATGTAGCAGATCTATAACTACGCATTATAAcctggctgactctctctctctctctctctctctctctaaaacacgTGGATTTTTTCTGCTTACACACCACCAACCAAGCTTAAATTCTCGTACACTACATTGCCCATTACCACCTCAAGCGTCTCCTCTATGAACGTAAGATATCATTCGGCAAGTGCTGAGGCTCTCCGCGAACACTCAGCACCCGCCATAAGACCCGCAGGCGTGTACTACTCCGgcaccaacacaaacaaacactgcatGAGGCTGCCTGTTCACTGCgccccggaaaaaaaaaaatacagcgcGGTACCTTATCATTCTGCATCTGAGAAAATATAAACTTAATCtattcccgagagagagagagagagagagagagagagagagagagagagagagagagagagagagagagagagagagagagagagagactatgaaaggagtgtgtgtctgtgtgagtgagtgttagAGGCTGTAGAGAATGAGAGATGAAACGAGTGAGGgatggagtggagggagggagggagggagggagggagggagggagggagggagggagaggagggagggagggagggaagaaaggatgagagagggaggggccgCCGGATACATACTGTCAATGAGAGGCTACAGTCAGTCTCTGTGGCTCGCATccgccctcctctcttcttcttcctcctccacctcctactcctcctccaacattactctctctctctctctctctctctctctctctctctctctctctctctagtcgtattagtgatagtgaacattaTGAGGTGAGGGAGCAATGAAtgagggaggagtggggggagggttggggttggggggtggggagtgcgtggtggtggtggtgtatgaggtggtgaaggtggaacAGGAGTGTGTGAGGGGTGGATgagggggagtgaaggggaaTGAGGCAAGGTAGGGGTGTatgagtgagggtgaggggtggGACAGCTCATCTTACCCCGGACATCCTCAttacacaccactaccaccaccaccaccaccaccaccactaccaccaccacctacctacctaccactTCTCTTAttagccaccaccatcactacaacctaatgctactaccactgctaacTACACACAACACCCGCAAATAGTCATTACTACTCTTTCATCAACTAtcgtcaccacaaccaccaccaccaccaccaccaccgccactactactactactaccgccactaccactaccaccaacagcaccagcaccaaGGTTCTCTGCCCTACATCACCAACCgcatcaccactctctctctctggcttagtACTCTCCACCACTCTGTTCCTAACCCAATTCTCTCTATCCACATTCATCtacgcctccacctcctcctccaccctgtgCTCCTGCCCTTCCATTCCCAGTCCACATTCACCTCTACCACACGCCTTCCGTCCGCCAGTACTTGAGCAATACAGCCTCCACCTAAACAACCATTTAACCATCAGCCACCACCATTAGGCCAACTACCCGCCAAGGCTGCCATTACTGAGCCGCCACGCTGCCAGCCCAGCCAGGCGGAAGGGGCGAGGAGGAAGTCATTTTCAGGAGACGAAGACGGGGAAATGTGTGGCAGGGAAAAGTGTGATGAGGGTGAGGGTGCGGAtgtgggtgaaggagaggaagggcacACGGAGGCACCGGCGGGAGACACGTACCCGCACGCCGTAGCAGACGCCGTCATCGGCCAGCTGGTGGTCGGGGTGCAGCCAGCCCCTCGCCGGCTTGTTGATGAAGGAGCCGCCGCCCCCCGCCGCGTGGCCGCCCTCCATGCCGCCCGCCCACCCCTGctgcacctgctgctgctgcccgtGCACGCTCACGCCCTCCACGGCATCCGGGGCCCAGGGCACGTGCGTGGGGGTGAGAGTGGGAGGCGCGGGCGCCGGGTGCTCTGGAGGTTCGTCTCTCAAGGGCCCCGGGGGGCGCAAGTCCACCCTGAACTTGTGGTTCCTCTCAAGGGAGCGGGTGTGGCGTGGGTGGAGTGAGGGCGGCGCCGGGTGGACGCGGGCGCCTTGCTGCCGCTCCAGAGACTTGGACCGGTGGTGGCGGCCGCTGCGCTTCCCGCCGCTACTGCTGCAGCTGTCGCCGCTGCCACCAGATAGTTGGACGGTGCTGAAGACCGAGTTAGtcctgccgccgccgctggcCAGCCACACCTTGTGCAAGTTCTGGTCGGAGTGGGACTTCAGGTGCACGCCCACCTTCTGCAGGGCATTGTCCGACTTGGACTTGCGGGTGAGGGCGCGCGCCTGCTGCTTCTCGCGGTGTTTCCTAAGGCACTTGGCGAGAGTAAGGGTGGCCTCGGGCACTTGCGGCCGCGCGGGGGCGCGGGGTGTGGGAGTGGGGCGGGGGCGGGACGGGGCTACGGTGCGGATGGGTGTATGTGCGGGCGGCCCGGCGTGAGGTGGATGTGGGTCTCGTCAAAGGAGGTGTGTCCTTGTGGTGGCGCTTGTTGGGGAAGTGCGTGTAGCGGTAGTCGTGGGGGCTCACTGGCGCCCACGTCGGGCCGCTCCAGGTGAGGGAGCCTCGAGCCGCCCACGCCGATCAGGCTGCGCCAGGCGGCCTTCAGGGAGGTCAGGGAGAGCGGCGACGCCTTgcctccgccgccgctgccgctgaccgccgctgaggaggaggaggtagtgaaggTGGCCGCCCCCCCGCCACTGCTggaggttgtggtagtggtggtggggggtgctGCAGTGGGGGAGGAGAGCGCTAGTGAGAGCGAGGATGGGGTGGAGGTGCCTGGGGGTTCCGAGCCGCCCTGGGACACACAGTGGAGGGCGGGAGGCCGAAGGGGAGTCCACGCCCGCCACACACCACGCCCTTCCCtgcaaagacaacaacaacacgtcaacaacaacaacaacgcgcGTCAAAGATCAGGTAACATGATCGATAAACAAACACTTGACGGGGACTAATGACATGCAACACCTCCCCGCGGCAGCCAGAGCGCGCCAGCACACCGCTGGGGCAGGTCACTCAGCCTCCCCCCGCGCCGTCACGTGCCTCGCCCTAGCACCGGGTCAAAAGGTCACCAACTAAACACACCCGAGGCCTCtgtctcttccctcccacaaaacaaaacaaaaaatcacaacacgagagagagagagagagagagagagagagagagagagagagagagagagagagagagagagagagagagagagagagagagagagagagagagagagagagagagacccttctTCCTATCATCCTCATGTAGCGTCTCTGGCTTACGGTATGTGCAACAGATGGTACGatatgcacgcacgcacgcacgcacacacacacacacacacacacacacacacacacacacacacacacacacacacacacacacacagataactgTACAGCATTAACTTGTCCCAACCTCTGGCCGTGTCTAAACCTGGCAGGGCGAGGCGGAGGAGCGGAGGTGAAGGGCaggttacagagaggaggaggaggaggaggaggaggaggaggaggaggaggaggaggaggaggaggaggaggaggaggaggaggaggaggaaaagggctGGTCACAAAGAGGAAAGTCTAAGAAtctgatgaaagagagagagagagagagagagagagagagagagagagagagagagagagagagagagagagagagagagagagagagagagagagagagaggtggggatgtGTTGGGGCAGAGTAGCAAGAGTGACGGTTGTGTTGTAGTGGGAGAGGTGGGGATGGGGGATGggggatgggaaaggaaagggggtggggatggggaggggagggagagctgTGGGTGAATTTAAAAGAACCAGCAGATCACAGCCACGACAGGaattcaggtggtggtggtggtggtggtggtaagagataggaagggagggagggagagggggtgtgggggagagggagtgagcaGCCAGACTATCTTGGACTAATCTCATTCATTGATGTAAATATAGCGAGAAAGAGAGGggcggggggagaggagagagagagagagagagagagagagagagagagagagagagagagagagagagagagagagagagagagagagagagagagagagagagagagagagaggggggggttgggggagggagaaaggaacga is a window from the Scylla paramamosain isolate STU-SP2022 chromosome 11, ASM3559412v1, whole genome shotgun sequence genome containing:
- the LOC135104643 gene encoding SHC-transforming protein 1-like, which produces MLEITLVKEGMIDVGGSEPPGTSTPSSLSLALSSPTAAPPTTTTTTSSSGGGAATFTTSSSSAAVSGSGGGGKASPLSLTSLKAAWRSLIGVGGSRLPHLERPDVGARRDPHPPHAGPPAHTPIRTVAPSRPRPTPTPRAPARPQVPEATLTLAKCLRKHREKQQARALTRKSKSDNALQKVGVHLKSHSDQNLHKVWLASGGGRTNSVFSTVQLSGGSGDSCSSSGGKRSGRHHRSKSLERQQGARVHPAPPSLHPRHTRSLERNHKFRVDLRPPGPLRDEPPEHPAPAPPTLTPTHVPWAPDAVEGVSVHGQQQQVQQGWAGGMEGGHAAGGGGSFINKPARGWLHPDHQLADDGVCYGVRYIGCLEVNTSMKSLNFDTRSLIAKECISKVCEAAGLKTADRKRKVVKTISRILGERPVMEHAGSNVNLTITSTALNLTNLESGRTIACHDMPNISFASGGDPDTLDFIAYVAKDSRYGRACFVLECGGGLAQDVITTIGQAFELRFKEYLKRTPSVQYTSVKSDKSGINGEGGITWGRDDPEYYNDLPGKVPPDLPPPPVPPLPQYSASESKRSVLSSPTPTPAPSASSSSSPVPAATQPLANSHQTLSSKVSDNLIDLSCEGTAPGPLRSEPEYVNDAVIRQKQLMDQRDPFDMQPFIMQLSQLSGGVAPSASGAAAAAVGGTGTVTSGAVGMTNKPLPLNQRLQLQREPWFHGAISRKEAEMLLRQDGDFLVRESQGTVGQYVLTGMQNNTKKHLLLVDPEGVVRTKSRTFDSVSHLIIYHRDYELPIVSAESALLLRNPVLRHPR